Proteins encoded in a region of the Bacteroidia bacterium genome:
- a CDS encoding Rieske (2Fe-2S) protein: protein MVRWHKVLEPDGPWPDRGIPFMTLVRGTEICLLRLSDGNWRAWRPVCPHQQASLKGIRPDPDGCITCPLHRYSFSLDTGYEKQGRGRLYLYPVEQRDSGVFIGME from the coding sequence ATGGTCCGATGGCATAAGGTTCTGGAACCTGATGGCCCCTGGCCCGACCGGGGAATTCCCTTTATGACCCTGGTGAGGGGCACAGAAATATGCCTGCTCCGCCTTTCTGATGGAAACTGGAGGGCCTGGCGGCCTGTTTGCCCCCACCAGCAGGCCAGCCTCAAAGGTATACGGCCCGACCCGGATGGATGCATCACCTGCCCTCTCCACCGGTATTCTTTTTCCCTGGATACCGGATATGAAAAACAGGGCAGGGGGCGTTTATACCTCTACCCGGTGGAACAACGCGATTCCGGTGTGTTCATCGGAATGGAATAA
- a CDS encoding TIGR00730 family Rossman fold protein, with protein MSALNTARHKELEHSKGFLEGPRSRWSEFVFTLRVMLEFIKGFRTLHFVGPCVTIFGSARFREDHPYYQLTKEVAAGISRLGFTIMTGGGPGIMQAANEGARSVNGPSVGCNIILPFEQKPNPFLDKFVNFRYFFVRKVLLVKYSYAFVIMPGGAGTLDEMFETITLIQTGKISSFPVVLMGKDYWQPMVDFMYKMVAEGTISEKDLELFFLTDDVSEAIAHIEKHAVSQFELDRNNPRPNRSRILAEA; from the coding sequence ATGTCCGCACTCAATACAGCCCGTCATAAAGAATTGGAACACTCCAAAGGTTTTCTCGAAGGCCCCAGATCCAGATGGAGTGAATTTGTATTTACCCTCAGGGTTATGCTCGAGTTTATCAAAGGCTTTCGCACCCTGCATTTTGTCGGTCCATGTGTCACCATTTTCGGGTCGGCAAGGTTCCGGGAAGACCATCCCTACTACCAGTTGACGAAGGAAGTCGCAGCAGGTATTTCCCGCCTGGGTTTTACCATTATGACAGGGGGTGGGCCCGGTATCATGCAGGCAGCCAATGAAGGCGCCCGTTCGGTGAATGGCCCCTCCGTTGGGTGCAATATTATTCTTCCTTTTGAACAAAAGCCCAATCCATTCCTGGATAAGTTCGTTAACTTCCGGTATTTCTTCGTTCGCAAGGTTCTGTTGGTTAAGTATTCCTATGCCTTCGTTATCATGCCCGGTGGTGCAGGTACCCTCGATGAAATGTTTGAAACCATTACCCTGATCCAGACCGGCAAGATATCCTCCTTTCCGGTCGTATTGATGGGAAAAGATTACTGGCAACCCATGGTGGATTTCATGTATAAAATGGTGGCTGAAGGCACAATTTCCGAAAAGGACCTGGAATTGTTTTTTCTCACTGATGATGTTTCTGAAGCCATTGCGCACATAGAAAAGCATGCGGTGAGCCAGTTTGAACTGGATCGGAATAATCCCCGGCCCAACCGGAGTCGCATTCTCGCCGAAGCCTGA
- a CDS encoding PfkB family carbohydrate kinase → MSVLTVGSVAFDAIETPFGKTDKIIGGAATYISIAASYFVSGSAVVSVVGGDFPAEAILDMNRRGINTDGLEIRQNEKSFFWSGKYHNDLNSRDTLVTELNVLATFKPVVPASASKSPFLMLGNLTPDIQREVIGQMTERPKLIVMDTMNFWMDIAMDSLKETIRLVDVLTINDEEARQLSGEYSLVKAARAILQMGPKFLIIKKGEHGALLFHGKEVFFAPALPLEEVFDPTGAGDTFAGGFIGYLAKTRDISFQNMKNAVIYGSAMASFCVEKFGTERILNLSRSEIVDRARQFIQLVNTDLKLELQD, encoded by the coding sequence ATGAGTGTTCTGACAGTAGGATCCGTAGCCTTCGATGCCATTGAAACCCCATTCGGCAAAACGGATAAAATCATCGGTGGGGCTGCTACCTACATTTCCATAGCTGCATCCTATTTTGTGTCCGGAAGTGCAGTCGTTTCTGTAGTCGGAGGCGATTTTCCGGCAGAAGCCATCCTGGATATGAACCGTCGGGGAATCAATACCGATGGACTCGAAATCCGCCAAAATGAAAAGTCTTTTTTCTGGTCCGGTAAATACCACAACGACCTGAATTCACGCGATACCCTGGTGACAGAACTCAATGTGCTGGCTACCTTCAAGCCTGTTGTTCCTGCCTCAGCCTCCAAATCCCCCTTCCTCATGCTGGGGAATCTGACTCCGGATATACAGCGGGAAGTTATCGGGCAAATGACCGAAAGGCCCAAACTCATCGTCATGGATACCATGAATTTCTGGATGGACATTGCCATGGACAGCCTGAAAGAAACCATCCGCCTCGTGGATGTACTGACCATTAATGATGAGGAAGCCCGCCAGCTTTCCGGAGAGTATTCCCTCGTTAAGGCTGCCCGCGCCATCCTGCAAATGGGCCCCAAATTTTTGATTATCAAAAAAGGGGAACATGGCGCCCTGTTGTTCCATGGAAAAGAAGTATTCTTTGCCCCGGCCCTTCCCCTCGAGGAGGTGTTTGACCCCACCGGTGCCGGAGATACTTTTGCCGGAGGCTTTATCGGTTACCTTGCCAAAACCCGTGATATCTCCTTCCAGAATATGAAAAACGCTGTGATTTATGGTTCAGCCATGGCCAGCTTCTGCGTGGAGAAATTCGGTACCGAAAGAATTCTGAACCTCAGCCGTTCCGAAATCGTGGACCGCGCCAGACAGTTCATTCAGCTGGTGAATACCGACCTGAAACTCGAACTTCAGGATTAA